One Ricinus communis isolate WT05 ecotype wild-type chromosome 2, ASM1957865v1, whole genome shotgun sequence DNA segment encodes these proteins:
- the LOC8270976 gene encoding glutathione S-transferase TCHQD isoform X1, which yields MQFYHHPYSLDSQKVRLALEEKGIDYTSHRINPITGKNMDASFFRINPRAKLPVFQNGTHIIFDTIEIIQYIERIAVVSAGADESSFSSREVVEWMHKIQEWNPKFFTLSHIPEKYRRTVSKFIRRVVIARMAESPDLASAYHRKLKEAYETEDKLKNSEVLKRSKEHLIRILDEVETKLHETAYLSGEEFSMADAMLIPVLARLVLLNLEDEYISSRPNIAEYWVLVQQRPSYRKVIGKYFNGWRKYKTLIRTWYFVRLRSLLRKY from the exons ATGCAGTTCTATCACCATCCGTACTCCTTAGATAGTCAAAAGGTGAGGCTTGCTTTGGAAGAAAAGGGCATTGACTACACATCCCACCGTATCAATCCTATAACAGGCAAGAATATGGATGCCTCATTCTTCAGGATAAATCCACGTGCAAAGCTCCCTGTTTTCCAGAATGGCACCCACATTATTTTTGATACCATTGAGATAATCCA GTATATCGAAAGAATCGCCGTTGTCTCAGCAGGTGCTGACGAGTCTTCCTTTAGCAGCAGAGAAGTTGTTGAATGGATGCACAAGATTCAAGAGTGGAACCCCAAGTTTTTCACACTTTCTCACATCCCTGAGAAGTACCGCCGCACTGTTTCCAAGTTCATAAGGCGTGTAGTAATAGCTCGGATGGCTGAATCTCCTGATCTAGCAAGTGCTTACCATCGGAAGCTAAAAGAAGCATATGAAACTGAAGACAAGTTGAAAAACTCAGAAGTTCTGAAACGGAGCAAAGAGCATCTTATTAGAATTCTTGATGAAGTTGAAACCAAGCTGCACGAAACAGCATATTTAAGTGGGGAAGAGTTCTCAATGGCAGATGCCATGCTGATCCCAGTTCTGGCGCGCTTAGTACTCCTGAATTTGGAAGATGAGTATATAAGTAGTAGGCCGAATATTGCAGAGTACTGGGTTTTGGTGCAACAGAGGCCTAGTTATAGGAAGGTGATCGGGAAGTATTTCAATGGCTGGAGAAAATACAAAACATTAATAAGAACATGGTATTTTGTTCGCCTCCGAAGTCTGTTGAGGAAATACTGA
- the LOC8270976 gene encoding glutathione S-transferase TCHQD isoform X3 translates to MDASFFRINPRAKLPVFQNGTHIIFDTIEIIQYIERIAVVSAGADESSFSSREVVEWMHKIQEWNPKFFTLSHIPEKYRRTVSKFIRRVVIARMAESPDLASAYHRKLKEAYETEDKLKNSEVLKRSKEHLIRILDEVETKLHETAYLSGEEFSMADAMLIPVLARLVLLNLEDEYISSRPNIAEYWVLVQQRPSYRKVIGKYFNGWRKYKTLIRTWYFVRLRSLLRKY, encoded by the exons ATGGATGCCTCATTCTTCAGGATAAATCCACGTGCAAAGCTCCCTGTTTTCCAGAATGGCACCCACATTATTTTTGATACCATTGAGATAATCCA GTATATCGAAAGAATCGCCGTTGTCTCAGCAGGTGCTGACGAGTCTTCCTTTAGCAGCAGAGAAGTTGTTGAATGGATGCACAAGATTCAAGAGTGGAACCCCAAGTTTTTCACACTTTCTCACATCCCTGAGAAGTACCGCCGCACTGTTTCCAAGTTCATAAGGCGTGTAGTAATAGCTCGGATGGCTGAATCTCCTGATCTAGCAAGTGCTTACCATCGGAAGCTAAAAGAAGCATATGAAACTGAAGACAAGTTGAAAAACTCAGAAGTTCTGAAACGGAGCAAAGAGCATCTTATTAGAATTCTTGATGAAGTTGAAACCAAGCTGCACGAAACAGCATATTTAAGTGGGGAAGAGTTCTCAATGGCAGATGCCATGCTGATCCCAGTTCTGGCGCGCTTAGTACTCCTGAATTTGGAAGATGAGTATATAAGTAGTAGGCCGAATATTGCAGAGTACTGGGTTTTGGTGCAACAGAGGCCTAGTTATAGGAAGGTGATCGGGAAGTATTTCAATGGCTGGAGAAAATACAAAACATTAATAAGAACATGGTATTTTGTTCGCCTCCGAAGTCTGTTGAGGAAATACTGA
- the LOC8270976 gene encoding glutathione S-transferase TCHQD isoform X2: MFYHHPYSLDSQKVRLALEEKGIDYTSHRINPITGKNMDASFFRINPRAKLPVFQNGTHIIFDTIEIIQYIERIAVVSAGADESSFSSREVVEWMHKIQEWNPKFFTLSHIPEKYRRTVSKFIRRVVIARMAESPDLASAYHRKLKEAYETEDKLKNSEVLKRSKEHLIRILDEVETKLHETAYLSGEEFSMADAMLIPVLARLVLLNLEDEYISSRPNIAEYWVLVQQRPSYRKVIGKYFNGWRKYKTLIRTWYFVRLRSLLRKY, translated from the exons ATG TTCTATCACCATCCGTACTCCTTAGATAGTCAAAAGGTGAGGCTTGCTTTGGAAGAAAAGGGCATTGACTACACATCCCACCGTATCAATCCTATAACAGGCAAGAATATGGATGCCTCATTCTTCAGGATAAATCCACGTGCAAAGCTCCCTGTTTTCCAGAATGGCACCCACATTATTTTTGATACCATTGAGATAATCCA GTATATCGAAAGAATCGCCGTTGTCTCAGCAGGTGCTGACGAGTCTTCCTTTAGCAGCAGAGAAGTTGTTGAATGGATGCACAAGATTCAAGAGTGGAACCCCAAGTTTTTCACACTTTCTCACATCCCTGAGAAGTACCGCCGCACTGTTTCCAAGTTCATAAGGCGTGTAGTAATAGCTCGGATGGCTGAATCTCCTGATCTAGCAAGTGCTTACCATCGGAAGCTAAAAGAAGCATATGAAACTGAAGACAAGTTGAAAAACTCAGAAGTTCTGAAACGGAGCAAAGAGCATCTTATTAGAATTCTTGATGAAGTTGAAACCAAGCTGCACGAAACAGCATATTTAAGTGGGGAAGAGTTCTCAATGGCAGATGCCATGCTGATCCCAGTTCTGGCGCGCTTAGTACTCCTGAATTTGGAAGATGAGTATATAAGTAGTAGGCCGAATATTGCAGAGTACTGGGTTTTGGTGCAACAGAGGCCTAGTTATAGGAAGGTGATCGGGAAGTATTTCAATGGCTGGAGAAAATACAAAACATTAATAAGAACATGGTATTTTGTTCGCCTCCGAAGTCTGTTGAGGAAATACTGA